In Rhodococcus sp. OK302, one genomic interval encodes:
- a CDS encoding PLP-dependent cysteine synthase family protein, with amino-acid sequence MSGTLDVSRRVPRGWVDNAVRLIEADAQRSADTHLLRYPLPSSWSVQLYLKDESTHITGSLKHRLARSLFLYAICNGWVTENTPVIEASSGSTAVSEAYFAKLLGLDFVAVMPASTSPAKVALIEAQGGRCHFVTDPSSIYSESHRLARELGGHYMDQFTHAERATDWRGNNNIAESIFTQLEHEEHPVPDWVVVGAGTGGTGATIGRFLRYRKFDTGLCVVDPEHSVFFDAWSAGDPSIVGTRGSRIEGIGRPRVEPSFVGQVVDRMIKVPDAGSVAAARHASAALGRKVGGSTGTNLWGSFALIAEMMAAGRSGSVVTLLCDGGERYSGTYYNDEWVASEGIDLEGPTAVLDEFIRSGIWAPNA; translated from the coding sequence ATGTCGGGAACCCTCGACGTCTCCCGTCGGGTCCCTCGGGGTTGGGTAGACAACGCGGTCCGGCTGATCGAGGCCGATGCCCAGCGGAGCGCGGACACCCACCTCTTGCGGTACCCGCTACCGAGTAGTTGGAGCGTCCAGCTCTATCTCAAAGACGAGTCGACACACATCACCGGCAGTCTCAAGCATCGTCTTGCACGGTCACTTTTCCTCTACGCGATCTGCAACGGTTGGGTTACCGAAAACACGCCTGTTATCGAAGCTTCGTCGGGATCGACAGCAGTCAGCGAGGCGTACTTCGCGAAGTTGCTGGGTCTCGATTTTGTCGCTGTGATGCCGGCGAGTACCAGTCCGGCCAAGGTTGCGTTGATCGAAGCGCAGGGCGGCCGTTGTCACTTCGTCACGGACCCTTCGTCGATCTATTCGGAATCTCATCGTCTCGCCCGTGAGTTGGGTGGGCACTACATGGATCAGTTCACGCACGCCGAGCGTGCAACGGATTGGCGCGGAAACAACAACATCGCGGAATCGATCTTCACTCAGCTCGAGCACGAGGAACATCCGGTGCCGGATTGGGTTGTCGTGGGAGCGGGCACGGGTGGAACCGGGGCCACGATCGGTCGCTTCCTGCGCTATCGCAAGTTCGACACAGGTCTGTGTGTGGTCGATCCGGAACATTCGGTGTTCTTCGACGCGTGGAGCGCGGGTGACCCGTCGATCGTCGGAACCCGTGGATCTCGGATCGAAGGCATCGGCCGTCCGCGCGTCGAACCGTCTTTTGTCGGTCAGGTCGTTGATCGGATGATCAAGGTGCCGGACGCAGGTTCCGTTGCCGCCGCACGACACGCCAGCGCGGCATTGGGGCGCAAAGTGGGCGGTTCGACGGGAACTAACCTCTGGGGCTCCTTTGCGTTGATTGCGGAGATGATGGCGGCCGGTCGTAGCGGAAGCGTCGTCACGCTGCTCTGCGACGGCGGCGAGCGTTATTCGGGCACGTACTACAACGACGAGTGGGTTGCGTCCGAAGGGATCGATCTCGAGGGTCCGACGGCTGTGCTGGACGAGTTCATACGTTCGGGAATCTGGGCGCCCAACGCCTGA
- a CDS encoding lysophospholipid acyltransferase family protein yields the protein MDSPEVSLGNYEAVYEYYRAHQQNRWAAKLAYAALALKYRPRITYAPGAEAALAALLERRTQLVVAVNHLTESDQFTLAATAWRTPLRRMIGRTRVLAKDELFVDPAQRKKVDMMGSIPVFRSKNHGLRAVSEAGRVMMDVAAERLNRGDCLAIFPEGTCNVEDPKTLQHVNSGIGHIVSRAEKLGCSPALVSIGISYGSVVGNVKRASVFVGTPVVDLGGKPMDIARVVQGDLQHAVDGAVASY from the coding sequence ATGGACAGTCCAGAGGTTTCACTCGGCAACTACGAAGCCGTGTACGAGTACTACCGGGCGCATCAACAGAATCGGTGGGCGGCCAAACTTGCCTATGCCGCACTGGCGCTGAAGTATCGGCCGCGGATCACCTACGCGCCCGGTGCCGAAGCGGCGTTGGCGGCACTGCTGGAGCGTCGGACGCAACTGGTCGTCGCGGTCAATCACCTTACGGAGAGTGACCAATTCACGCTTGCGGCGACGGCGTGGCGTACACCGCTGCGTCGGATGATCGGGCGCACGCGGGTTCTGGCCAAGGACGAACTCTTTGTCGATCCGGCGCAGCGCAAGAAGGTCGACATGATGGGCAGTATCCCGGTTTTTCGCAGCAAGAACCACGGCCTCCGCGCGGTGTCGGAAGCGGGCCGCGTGATGATGGATGTTGCCGCCGAACGTTTGAATCGCGGGGATTGTCTCGCGATCTTCCCCGAAGGAACGTGCAACGTCGAGGACCCGAAAACGCTTCAACACGTCAACAGTGGAATCGGCCATATCGTCTCGCGGGCCGAGAAGCTGGGGTGCTCTCCGGCTCTCGTGTCGATCGGAATCAGCTACGGTTCGGTCGTCGGAAACGTCAAGCGTGCAAGTGTTTTCGTCGGAACGCCGGTGGTCGATCTGGGTGGGAAGCCGATGGATATCGCTCGCGTCGTACAGGGCGATCTGCAGCACGCAGTTGACGGAGCAGTGGCGAGCTACTGA